Proteins found in one Pseudoxanthomonas sp. SL93 genomic segment:
- a CDS encoding NADH-quinone oxidoreductase subunit J — MDWVLISFYAFATVAVVAAGAVISVRNPVHAVLCLILTFFSVACTWLLVGAEFLGVALILVYVGAVMVLFLFVVMMLDIDIVKIREGWVKFLPLGLLVAVVMLGQMLVLIGIKARTATPFPDNAASAAADVSNTAWLARTLFTEFLLPFEFAAVILTVAVVAAVMLTLRKRTGIKTQDPGEQSRVKASDRIRMVKMDAEKPVREAPSTPAGEGEGTP, encoded by the coding sequence ATGGATTGGGTTTTGATCAGCTTCTACGCCTTCGCCACCGTCGCGGTCGTCGCCGCCGGCGCGGTGATCAGCGTGCGCAACCCGGTGCATGCCGTGCTGTGCCTCATCCTGACGTTCTTCTCAGTGGCCTGCACCTGGCTGCTGGTGGGTGCGGAGTTTTTGGGCGTCGCCCTGATCCTCGTCTACGTGGGCGCGGTGATGGTGCTGTTCCTGTTCGTGGTGATGATGCTGGACATCGACATCGTCAAGATCCGCGAGGGTTGGGTGAAGTTCCTGCCACTGGGCCTGCTGGTCGCGGTGGTGATGCTGGGCCAGATGCTGGTGCTCATCGGCATCAAGGCGCGCACCGCCACGCCGTTCCCCGACAACGCGGCGTCGGCCGCCGCCGACGTGTCCAACACGGCCTGGCTGGCGCGCACGCTGTTCACCGAGTTCCTGCTGCCGTTCGAGTTCGCGGCGGTGATCCTGACGGTGGCCGTGGTGGCGGCCGTGATGCTGACGCTGCGCAAGCGCACCGGCATCAAGACGCAGGACCCGGGCGAGCAGTCTCGCGTGAAGGCCAGCGATCGCATCCGGATGGTCAAGATGGACGCCGAGAAGCCGGTGCGTGAAGCGCCGTCCACGCCGGCGGGCGAAGGGGAGGGCACGCCATGA
- the nuoI gene encoding NADH-quinone oxidoreductase subunit NuoI has protein sequence MNKVVHYFKSLMLLELMQGLWLTLKYTFKPKYTLMYPMEKFPQSPRFRGLHALRRYPNGEERCIACKLCEAVCPALAITIDSAPREDGTRRTTRYDIDLFKCIYCGFCEESCPVDSIVETHVLEYHFDKRGQNIVTKPQLLAIGDRLEAEIAERRAADAAFR, from the coding sequence ATGAACAAGGTTGTGCACTACTTCAAGAGCCTGATGCTGCTGGAACTGATGCAGGGCCTGTGGCTGACGCTGAAGTACACCTTCAAGCCGAAGTACACGCTGATGTACCCGATGGAGAAGTTCCCGCAGTCACCGCGCTTCCGTGGCCTACATGCGCTGCGCCGCTATCCGAACGGGGAAGAGCGCTGCATCGCCTGCAAGCTGTGCGAAGCCGTATGCCCCGCGCTGGCCATCACCATCGATTCGGCCCCGCGCGAGGACGGCACCCGCCGTACCACCCGCTACGACATCGACCTGTTCAAGTGCATCTACTGCGGCTTCTGCGAGGAAAGCTGCCCGGTGGATTCGATCGTGGAAACGCACGTGCTGGAGTACCACTTCGACAAGCGTGGCCAGAACATCGTGACCAAGCCGCAGCTGCTGGCGATTGGCGACCGGCTGGAAGCCGAAATCGCCGAACGCCGCGCCGCCGACGCCGCCTTCCGCTGA
- the tpiA gene encoding triose-phosphate isomerase — MRRKLVAGNWKLHGDRAFATALMDELVAGLPLDGVDVLILPPLPYLGELIEDYGNRGVFFGAQDVSSNEKGAYTGEVSARMLVDVGARYGLVGHSERRQYHNESSEFVAKKFLAAKHAGLVPVLCVGETEQQRKDGQTEFRIQKQLEAVFDLVGPQAFDGAVISYEPVWAIGTGLTATPAQAQAVHAFIRGEVAARDARIADSLPLLYGGSVKPDNAAELFAQPDVDGGLVGGASLVARDFLAIAQAAAHRG; from the coding sequence ATGCGTCGCAAGCTCGTAGCGGGAAACTGGAAGCTCCATGGCGACCGGGCATTCGCCACCGCATTGATGGACGAGCTGGTCGCGGGTTTGCCGCTGGACGGGGTGGACGTGCTGATCCTGCCGCCGCTTCCTTACCTGGGCGAACTGATCGAGGACTACGGGAATCGCGGCGTCTTCTTCGGCGCGCAGGACGTCAGCAGCAACGAAAAGGGTGCCTACACCGGCGAGGTGTCGGCGCGGATGCTGGTCGACGTGGGCGCGCGTTATGGCCTGGTGGGCCATTCCGAGCGGCGCCAGTACCACAACGAGAGCAGCGAATTCGTGGCGAAGAAGTTCCTGGCGGCCAAGCACGCCGGGCTGGTCCCGGTGCTGTGCGTGGGCGAGACCGAACAGCAGCGCAAGGACGGACAGACCGAGTTCCGCATCCAGAAGCAGCTCGAGGCCGTGTTCGACCTGGTGGGTCCCCAGGCGTTCGATGGGGCGGTGATCTCCTACGAGCCGGTCTGGGCCATCGGTACCGGACTGACGGCCACGCCGGCGCAGGCGCAGGCGGTGCACGCATTCATCCGTGGCGAAGTGGCCGCGCGCGATGCTAGAATCGCCGATTCGTTGCCCCTGCTGTATGGCGGCAGCGTCAAGCCCGACAACGCCGCGGAACTGTTCGCGCAGCCCGATGTCGATGGAGGGCTGGTGGGCGGCGCCTCGTTGGTCGCCCGGGATTTCCTGGCCATCGCGCAGGCGGCGGCCCACCGGGGGTAA
- a CDS encoding NADH-quinone oxidoreductase subunit D encodes MSNPQSGVAFASNPAEGKQEIRNYTLNFGPQHPAAHGVLRLILEMDGETIVRADPHVGLLHRGTEKLAESKPFNQSIGYMDRLDYVSMMCNEHAYVRAIETLMGIEAPERAQYIRTMFDEITRILNHLMWVGSNALDLGAMAVMLYAFREREELMDCYEAVSGARMHATYYRPGGVYRDLPDRMPMYKESPWRKGKALKQFNQAREGSLLDFLEDFTSTFPARVDEYETLLTDNRIWKQRTVGIGVISPEEARAWGMTGAMLRGSGIAWDLRKKQPYAKYDTVDFDIPVGVNGDCYDRYLVRVAEMRQSNRIIQQCVKWLKANPGPVMVQNFKVAPPSREEMKDDMEALIHHFKLFSEGYCVPAGETYAAVEAPKGEFACYLVSDGANKPFRLKLRAPGFAHLSSMDAIVKGHMLPDVVAMIGTYDLVFGEVDR; translated from the coding sequence ATGAGCAATCCGCAATCCGGCGTCGCGTTCGCCAGCAATCCTGCCGAAGGCAAGCAGGAGATCCGCAACTACACGCTGAACTTCGGTCCCCAGCATCCGGCCGCGCACGGCGTGCTGCGCCTGATCCTGGAAATGGACGGCGAGACCATCGTGCGTGCCGACCCCCACGTGGGCCTGCTGCACCGGGGTACCGAGAAGCTCGCTGAATCCAAGCCGTTCAACCAGTCGATCGGCTACATGGATCGCCTGGACTACGTGTCCATGATGTGCAACGAGCACGCCTACGTGCGCGCCATCGAAACCCTGATGGGCATCGAGGCGCCGGAACGCGCGCAGTACATCCGCACGATGTTCGACGAGATCACGCGCATCCTCAACCACCTGATGTGGGTCGGTTCCAACGCGCTCGACCTGGGTGCGATGGCCGTCATGCTGTACGCGTTCCGCGAGCGCGAAGAGCTGATGGACTGCTACGAAGCCGTCAGCGGCGCGCGCATGCACGCCACCTACTACCGTCCGGGCGGCGTCTACCGCGACCTGCCTGACCGCATGCCGATGTACAAGGAATCGCCGTGGCGGAAGGGCAAGGCCCTGAAGCAGTTCAACCAGGCGCGTGAAGGCTCGCTGCTGGATTTCCTGGAGGACTTCACCTCCACCTTCCCGGCGCGCGTCGACGAGTACGAGACACTGCTCACCGACAACCGCATCTGGAAGCAGCGCACCGTGGGCATCGGCGTGATATCGCCGGAAGAAGCCCGCGCGTGGGGCATGACCGGCGCGATGCTGCGTGGCTCGGGCATCGCCTGGGACCTGCGCAAGAAGCAGCCTTATGCCAAGTACGACACCGTCGATTTCGACATCCCGGTAGGCGTCAACGGCGACTGCTACGACCGTTACCTGGTCCGCGTGGCCGAGATGCGCCAGTCCAACCGCATCATCCAGCAGTGCGTGAAGTGGCTGAAGGCCAATCCCGGCCCGGTCATGGTGCAGAACTTCAAGGTCGCGCCCCCCTCCCGCGAGGAGATGAAGGACGACATGGAAGCGCTGATCCATCACTTCAAGCTGTTCAGCGAAGGCTACTGCGTGCCCGCCGGCGAGACCTACGCCGCGGTGGAAGCACCGAAGGGCGAGTTCGCCTGCTACCTGGTGTCCGACGGCGCCAACAAGCCGTTCCGCCTGAAGCTGCGCGCGCCCGGCTTTGCACATCTTTCGTCGATGGACGCCATCGTCAAGGGGCACATGCTGCCCGACGTCGTGGCGATGATCGGTACCTATGATCTTGTTTTTGGTGAGGTGGACCGATGA
- the nuoF gene encoding NADH-quinone oxidoreductase subunit NuoF: MAGHSPDSNKHGSEGYGPVGPAPKEHQAVYTTLHFDKPWSYENYLKTGGYAALRRIIEEKIPPADVVEMVKQSGLRGRGGAGFPTGLKWSFMPKGDMQKYILCNSDESEPGTAKDRDILRYNPHAVIEGMAIACYATGSTVGYNYLRGEFHHEPFEHLEEATAEAYKHGWLGKNILGSGVDIDLYNALGAGAYICGEETALMESLEGKKGQPRFKPPFPANFGLYGKPTTINNTETYASVPAIVRNGAEWFMNLGKPNNGGCKIFSVSGHVARPGNHEIRLGTSFADLLELCGGMREGRKLKAVIPGGSSMPVLPGETMMGLTMDYDSIQKAGSGLGSGAVIVMDDTTCMVRACQRIARFYFKESCGQCTPCREGTGWMYRMLTRVAEHKATLEDLQTLRAAAGQIEGHTICAFGEAAAWPVQGMLRHFWHEFEYAIVNKRFLVDDERDGTVVRSNLEVAA, from the coding sequence ATGGCAGGCCATTCACCAGATTCAAACAAGCACGGTTCCGAAGGCTACGGCCCGGTCGGCCCCGCTCCCAAGGAGCACCAGGCCGTCTACACCACGCTGCACTTCGACAAGCCGTGGTCGTACGAGAACTACCTCAAGACCGGTGGTTACGCCGCGCTGCGCAGGATCATCGAAGAGAAGATCCCGCCGGCCGACGTGGTCGAGATGGTCAAGCAGTCCGGCCTGCGCGGCCGTGGCGGCGCGGGCTTCCCGACCGGCCTGAAGTGGAGCTTCATGCCCAAGGGCGACATGCAGAAGTACATCCTCTGCAATTCGGACGAATCCGAGCCGGGCACCGCCAAGGACCGCGACATCCTGCGCTACAACCCGCATGCGGTGATCGAGGGCATGGCGATCGCCTGCTACGCCACCGGTTCCACCGTGGGCTACAACTACCTGCGCGGCGAGTTCCACCACGAGCCCTTCGAGCACCTGGAAGAAGCCACCGCCGAAGCCTACAAGCATGGCTGGCTGGGCAAGAACATCCTCGGCTCCGGCGTGGACATCGATCTGTACAACGCGCTCGGCGCGGGCGCCTACATCTGCGGTGAGGAAACCGCGCTGATGGAGTCGCTGGAAGGCAAGAAGGGGCAGCCGCGCTTCAAGCCGCCGTTCCCGGCCAACTTCGGCCTCTACGGCAAGCCGACCACGATCAACAACACCGAAACCTACGCGTCGGTGCCGGCCATCGTGCGCAACGGCGCCGAGTGGTTCATGAACCTGGGCAAGCCCAACAACGGCGGCTGCAAGATCTTCTCGGTCTCCGGCCACGTCGCGCGTCCGGGCAACCATGAGATCCGCCTGGGCACCTCGTTCGCCGACCTGCTGGAACTCTGCGGCGGCATGCGCGAGGGCCGCAAGCTCAAGGCGGTCATCCCCGGCGGTTCGTCGATGCCGGTGCTGCCGGGCGAGACCATGATGGGCCTGACGATGGATTACGACAGCATCCAGAAAGCCGGGTCGGGCCTGGGGTCTGGCGCCGTCATCGTGATGGACGACACCACCTGCATGGTGCGCGCGTGCCAGCGCATCGCGCGCTTCTACTTCAAGGAAAGCTGCGGCCAGTGCACGCCGTGCCGCGAGGGCACCGGCTGGATGTACCGCATGCTGACCCGCGTGGCCGAACACAAGGCCACCCTGGAGGACCTGCAGACGCTGCGTGCGGCCGCGGGGCAGATCGAAGGCCACACCATCTGCGCGTTCGGCGAAGCCGCCGCGTGGCCGGTGCAGGGCATGCTGCGCCACTTCTGGCATGAATTCGAATACGCGATCGTGAACAAGCGTTTCCTCGTCGACGACGAGCGCGACGGCACGGTGGTCCGTTCCAACCTGGAGGTGGCCGCGTGA
- the nuoE gene encoding NADH-quinone oxidoreductase subunit NuoE, with protein sequence MRATGNFEAAQNVDPLVALSDATRAHIDHWLTKFPPDRKRSAVLQGLHAAQEQNSGWLTDELIAAVAKYLDLPPVWAYEVASFYSMFETEKVGRNNVAFCTNISCWLNGAEDLVKHAEKKLGCRLGESTADGRVYLKREEECVAACCGAPVVVINGHYHENLTPAKVDELLDGLE encoded by the coding sequence ATGAGGGCCACGGGTAATTTCGAAGCGGCGCAGAATGTCGACCCGCTTGTCGCGTTGAGCGACGCGACGCGCGCGCACATCGACCATTGGCTGACCAAGTTCCCGCCGGACCGCAAGCGGTCCGCAGTGCTGCAGGGCCTGCATGCGGCCCAGGAGCAGAACAGCGGCTGGCTGACCGACGAGCTGATCGCCGCCGTCGCCAAGTACCTGGACCTGCCGCCGGTGTGGGCCTACGAGGTCGCCAGCTTCTACTCGATGTTCGAGACCGAGAAGGTCGGCCGCAACAACGTGGCGTTCTGCACCAACATCAGCTGCTGGCTCAACGGCGCCGAGGACCTGGTGAAGCACGCCGAGAAGAAGCTCGGCTGCAGGCTGGGCGAATCGACCGCCGATGGCCGCGTGTACCTGAAGCGCGAAGAAGAGTGCGTGGCCGCGTGCTGCGGCGCGCCGGTGGTCGTCATCAACGGCCACTACCACGAGAATCTCACGCCGGCGAAGGTCGACGAGCTGCTGGACGGGCTGGAGTAA
- the nuoG gene encoding NADH-quinone oxidoreductase subunit NuoG, producing the protein MSAQPVNPNLPPDHVTVFIDGVEMAAPKGSMIIQAADKAGIPIPRFCYHEKLPIAANCRMCLVDVEKMPKPAPACATPVMDGMKIATRSEKALKSQRNVMEFLLINHPLDCPICDQGGECELQDLSLGYGRSVSRFQERKRVVPDEDIGPLVATEMTRCIQCTRCVRFTADVAGTYELGGMYRGENLQIGTYDGKPLTTEISGNVIDVCPVGALTNKVFQFRARPWELIARESVGFHDAMGSNLFYHSRRGEVLRTVPRENEAVNECWLSDRDRYSHQGLYADDRAVKPLQKVDGEWREVSWAEGLAAAAAILRANRGDSLGVLVHPAVSNEEGGLLAKLAAGLGSGNLDHRINNRDFSDGAVAEPFALPLAEIEQADVIVLFGTNIRHELPLLHQRIRKAVRKGARVHVVNPVDFDFTFSLAGKQIVAPSQLGEALNGAALRDAASSANRAVVIVGGIVENHPQAATLRAAAGDFAAATGASLCRIPQGANAVGLARHGVLPSGRDVAGMFAEPRNAYVIYGIEPGLDFADTPAATKALVTAKVVAFSHFACKSTRDVADVILPIGALPEIEGTLTNLDGRDQRTQAAGKLPGEAREGWRVLRALGGELQLAGFEFTDLAGARAAIGDGATVANIARSPAVAVSGDGLQLAVSYAIYRTDGTVRRAKALQEHPLNVGARIVLNPADAQSAGVTGGQVAKVANGSGTATLPVVVDARVAEGAAWIECGYGATAPLGAGRVTVVSA; encoded by the coding sequence GTGAGTGCGCAGCCCGTGAATCCCAACCTGCCGCCGGACCACGTCACCGTCTTCATCGACGGCGTCGAGATGGCGGCGCCCAAGGGTTCGATGATCATCCAGGCCGCCGACAAGGCCGGCATCCCGATCCCGCGCTTCTGCTACCACGAGAAGCTGCCGATCGCGGCCAACTGCCGCATGTGCCTGGTCGACGTGGAAAAGATGCCGAAGCCGGCGCCGGCCTGCGCCACGCCGGTGATGGATGGCATGAAGATCGCCACGCGCAGCGAGAAGGCACTGAAGTCGCAGCGCAACGTGATGGAATTCCTGCTGATCAACCATCCGCTGGACTGCCCGATCTGCGACCAGGGTGGCGAATGCGAGCTGCAGGACCTGTCGCTGGGTTACGGCCGTTCGGTCAGCCGTTTCCAGGAACGCAAGCGTGTGGTGCCGGACGAGGACATCGGTCCGCTGGTCGCCACCGAGATGACCCGCTGCATCCAGTGCACCCGCTGCGTGCGCTTCACCGCGGACGTCGCCGGCACCTATGAACTGGGCGGCATGTACCGCGGCGAGAACCTGCAGATCGGCACCTACGACGGCAAGCCGCTGACCACCGAGATCTCCGGCAACGTCATCGACGTCTGCCCGGTCGGCGCGCTGACCAACAAGGTGTTCCAGTTCCGCGCCCGCCCGTGGGAGCTGATCGCGCGCGAATCCGTCGGCTTCCACGACGCGATGGGGTCCAACCTGTTCTACCACTCGCGCCGCGGCGAAGTGCTGCGGACGGTGCCGCGCGAGAACGAAGCGGTCAACGAGTGCTGGCTGTCCGACCGTGACCGCTACTCGCACCAGGGCCTGTACGCCGATGACCGCGCGGTGAAGCCGCTGCAGAAGGTCGATGGCGAGTGGCGCGAAGTGTCCTGGGCCGAAGGCCTGGCCGCCGCCGCCGCGATCCTGCGCGCCAACCGGGGCGACAGCCTCGGTGTGCTGGTGCACCCGGCGGTGTCCAATGAAGAAGGCGGGCTGCTGGCGAAGCTGGCCGCAGGCCTGGGCAGCGGCAACCTGGACCACCGCATCAACAACCGCGACTTCTCCGATGGCGCAGTGGCGGAGCCGTTCGCGCTGCCGCTGGCGGAGATCGAACAGGCCGATGTCATCGTGCTGTTCGGCACCAACATCCGGCACGAACTGCCGCTGCTTCACCAGCGCATCCGCAAGGCCGTCCGCAAGGGCGCCCGCGTGCACGTGGTGAATCCGGTCGACTTCGACTTCACCTTCAGCCTGGCCGGCAAGCAGATCGTCGCGCCGTCGCAGCTGGGCGAGGCACTGAATGGCGCCGCGCTGCGCGATGCCGCCAGCTCGGCCAACCGCGCCGTGGTGATCGTCGGTGGCATCGTCGAGAACCATCCGCAGGCCGCCACGCTGCGCGCCGCCGCCGGCGATTTCGCCGCTGCGACCGGTGCGTCGCTGTGCCGCATCCCGCAGGGCGCCAATGCCGTCGGCCTGGCGCGCCACGGCGTGCTGCCGAGCGGTCGCGACGTGGCCGGCATGTTCGCCGAGCCGCGCAACGCCTATGTCATCTACGGCATCGAACCGGGCCTGGATTTCGCCGACACGCCGGCCGCCACCAAGGCGCTGGTAACGGCGAAGGTCGTGGCGTTCAGCCACTTCGCCTGCAAGTCCACGCGGGATGTCGCCGACGTGATCCTTCCCATCGGCGCGTTGCCGGAAATCGAGGGCACGCTGACCAACCTGGATGGCCGTGACCAGCGCACGCAGGCAGCCGGCAAGCTGCCGGGCGAGGCGCGTGAAGGCTGGCGCGTGCTGCGTGCCCTGGGTGGCGAGCTGCAGCTGGCCGGCTTCGAGTTCACCGACCTGGCCGGCGCGCGCGCCGCGATCGGCGATGGCGCCACCGTGGCCAATATCGCCAGGTCGCCGGCGGTCGCAGTGTCGGGCGACGGTCTGCAACTGGCGGTCAGCTACGCGATCTACCGCACCGACGGCACCGTGCGCCGGGCCAAGGCACTGCAGGAGCATCCGTTGAACGTGGGTGCCCGCATCGTGCTGAATCCGGCCGACGCGCAGTCCGCGGGCGTGACCGGCGGGCAGGTGGCCAAGGTCGCCAATGGCAGCGGCACCGCGACCCTGCCGGTGGTGGTGGACGCGCGTGTCGCCGAAGGCGCGGCGTGGATCGAATGCGGCTACGGCGCGACCGCGCCGCTGGGCGCGGGACGTGTCACGGTGGTGAGCGCATGA
- a CDS encoding NADH-quinone oxidoreductase subunit A yields MLANYLPTLLFLVVATGIGIALMVAGRFLGPRRPDMQKLSPYECGFEAFEDARMKFDVRYYLIAIQFIVFDLEIIFIVPWTLVFQELGPRALVTMGLFVGMLFLGFIYVWKKGALEWE; encoded by the coding sequence GTGCTGGCCAATTACCTGCCCACCCTGTTGTTCCTGGTCGTCGCCACCGGCATCGGCATCGCGTTGATGGTGGCCGGCCGCTTCCTGGGGCCGCGTCGCCCGGACATGCAGAAGCTGTCCCCCTACGAATGCGGCTTCGAAGCCTTCGAAGACGCGCGCATGAAGTTCGACGTGCGCTATTACCTGATCGCCATCCAGTTCATCGTCTTCGATCTGGAAATCATCTTCATCGTTCCGTGGACGCTGGTCTTCCAGGAACTCGGCCCGCGTGCGCTGGTCACGATGGGCCTGTTCGTGGGCATGCTGTTCCTCGGCTTCATTTACGTTTGGAAAAAGGGAGCGCTCGAATGGGAGTGA
- a CDS encoding NADH-quinone oxidoreductase subunit B: MGVIQTIDRLMTNPIPEGRVDDILRPEGDNPLLEKGYVTTSVDALMNWARTGSMWPMTFGLACCAVEMMHAGTSRLDLDRYGVVFRPSPRQSDVMIVAGTLVNKMAPALRKVYDQMPEPKWVISMGSCANGGGYYHYSYSVVRGCDRIVPVDVYVPGCPPTAEALVYGILQLQKKIWRTQTIAR; encoded by the coding sequence ATGGGAGTGATCCAGACCATCGACCGTCTGATGACCAACCCGATCCCGGAAGGGCGGGTGGATGACATCCTGCGCCCCGAAGGCGACAACCCGCTGCTGGAAAAGGGCTACGTGACCACCAGCGTCGATGCGCTGATGAACTGGGCACGCACCGGCTCGATGTGGCCGATGACCTTCGGCCTGGCCTGCTGTGCGGTCGAGATGATGCACGCCGGCACCTCGCGCCTGGACCTGGACCGCTACGGCGTGGTGTTCCGCCCGTCGCCGCGCCAGTCCGACGTGATGATCGTGGCCGGCACGCTGGTCAACAAGATGGCCCCGGCACTGCGCAAGGTCTACGACCAGATGCCCGAGCCGAAGTGGGTGATCTCGATGGGCAGCTGCGCCAATGGCGGCGGCTATTACCACTACTCGTACTCCGTCGTGCGCGGCTGCGACCGTATCGTCCCCGTGGACGTGTACGTGCCCGGTTGCCCGCCCACGGCCGAGGCGCTGGTGTACGGCATCCTGCAGCTGCAGAAGAAGATCTGGCGCACGCAGACCATCGCGCGCTGA
- the nuoH gene encoding NADH-quinone oxidoreductase subunit NuoH has protein sequence MNELLINAVGPLREWFFGLGDIGMVLWIVLKILVIAMPVIISVAFYVVWERKLIGWMHVRHGPMYVGMGIFQAFADVFKLLFKEIIQPSSAQKTMYILAPLITLAPAFAAWAVVPFDYQLVLSNANAGLLYLLAMTSLGVYGIIIAGWASNSKYAFLGAMRSAAQVVSYEIAMGFALVGVLIAAGSLNLTDIVMAQSGNAGFFEWFWLPLFPLFIVYWVSGVAETNRSPFDVVEGESEIVAGHMVEYSGAAFALFFLAEYANMILVSFLVSLFFLGGWLSPLQGWITADVSPWINWIWTGGWPWLLLKVLFFASAYIWFRASFPRYRYDQIMRLGWKVFIPLTIFWIAVTALLVFFGVFEKGV, from the coding sequence ATGAACGAGCTGTTGATCAACGCCGTCGGCCCCCTGCGCGAGTGGTTCTTCGGGCTGGGCGACATCGGCATGGTTCTGTGGATCGTGTTGAAGATCCTGGTGATCGCCATGCCGGTGATCATCTCGGTCGCGTTCTACGTGGTGTGGGAGCGCAAGCTGATCGGCTGGATGCACGTGCGCCACGGGCCGATGTACGTGGGCATGGGCATCTTCCAGGCCTTCGCCGACGTCTTCAAGCTGCTGTTCAAGGAAATCATCCAGCCCAGCAGTGCGCAGAAGACCATGTACATCCTGGCGCCGCTGATCACGCTGGCGCCGGCTTTCGCCGCATGGGCGGTGGTGCCGTTCGACTACCAGCTGGTGCTGTCGAACGCCAATGCCGGCCTGCTGTACCTGCTGGCGATGACCTCGCTGGGCGTGTACGGCATCATCATCGCCGGCTGGGCGTCGAATTCGAAGTACGCCTTCCTCGGTGCGATGCGGTCGGCCGCGCAGGTCGTCAGCTACGAGATCGCGATGGGCTTTGCCCTGGTGGGCGTGCTGATCGCCGCCGGCAGCCTGAACCTGACCGACATCGTGATGGCGCAGTCGGGCAACGCCGGCTTCTTCGAGTGGTTCTGGCTGCCGCTGTTCCCGCTGTTCATCGTGTATTGGGTGTCCGGCGTCGCCGAGACGAACCGTTCGCCGTTCGACGTGGTCGAAGGCGAATCGGAAATCGTCGCCGGCCACATGGTGGAGTACTCGGGTGCGGCGTTCGCGCTGTTCTTCCTGGCCGAATACGCCAACATGATCCTGGTCAGCTTCCTGGTGTCGCTGTTCTTCCTGGGCGGCTGGCTGAGTCCGCTGCAGGGCTGGATCACCGCCGACGTGTCGCCCTGGATCAACTGGATCTGGACCGGCGGCTGGCCGTGGCTGCTGCTGAAGGTGCTGTTCTTCGCCAGCGCGTACATCTGGTTCCGCGCCAGCTTCCCGCGCTACCGCTACGACCAGATCATGCGCCTGGGCTGGAAGGTGTTCATTCCGCTCACGATCTTCTGGATCGCGGTGACGGCGTTGCTGGTGTTCTTCGGTGTGTTCGAGAAGGGTGTGTAA
- the secG gene encoding preprotein translocase subunit SecG, with translation MWMLILNVVYVLVAIAIIALVLMQRGSGAQAGSGFGGGASGTVFGARGASNFLSKSTKWLAIAFFGISLFMAWYATHSARPVTQQNLGVMTQVPAAGAAVGELPKPSSVPSAPVQAPAAPTSVPVLPQDAAPAPVVPPATAPAPASGEQAPVTPPQGG, from the coding sequence ATGTGGATGTTGATCCTGAATGTGGTTTACGTGCTGGTCGCCATCGCGATCATCGCGCTGGTGCTGATGCAGCGTGGTTCCGGCGCCCAGGCGGGCTCGGGCTTCGGCGGGGGCGCTTCCGGCACGGTGTTCGGTGCGCGCGGCGCGTCCAACTTCCTCTCCAAGAGCACCAAGTGGCTGGCCATCGCATTCTTCGGCATCAGCCTGTTCATGGCCTGGTACGCGACCCATAGTGCCCGTCCGGTCACCCAGCAGAACCTGGGCGTGATGACGCAGGTGCCGGCCGCCGGCGCGGCCGTGGGCGAACTGCCCAAGCCGTCGTCGGTCCCCAGCGCCCCGGTACAGGCGCCGGCCGCGCCGACGTCGGTTCCGGTGCTGCCGCAGGACGCGGCGCCCGCTCCGGTGGTGCCGCCGGCCACCGCGCCGGCACCCGCCAGCGGCGAGCAGGCCCCGGTCACGCCGCCGCAGGGCGGTTGA
- a CDS encoding NADH-quinone oxidoreductase subunit C yields MAEQAANFTDQLRTRFAGAVVTVAEPRGEVTLEVPSSSWYAVCLALRDEFGFEQAVDVCGVDYLGYGSDEWDTSDVSSEGFSRGVEGFGPGRFNWAQRPQGASQPNRFAVVLHLLSYQHNRRLRVRCFAPDDGLPVVASVNGIWPGVNWFEREAFDLYGIIFEGHPDLRRILTDYGFVGHPFRKDFPLIGNVEVRYDEEKKRVVYEPVTSVEPRVGVPRVIRDDARYQTAAGEAAGREGKA; encoded by the coding sequence ATGGCAGAGCAAGCTGCAAACTTCACCGATCAGCTGCGCACGCGTTTCGCGGGCGCCGTGGTCACCGTCGCCGAACCGCGCGGCGAAGTGACGCTGGAAGTCCCGTCGTCCTCCTGGTACGCGGTCTGCCTCGCGCTGCGCGACGAATTCGGTTTCGAGCAGGCCGTGGACGTGTGCGGCGTGGACTACCTGGGTTACGGCAGCGATGAGTGGGATACCTCGGACGTATCGTCCGAAGGCTTCAGCCGCGGCGTCGAGGGCTTCGGACCCGGCCGCTTCAACTGGGCACAGCGCCCGCAGGGCGCCAGCCAGCCCAACCGTTTCGCCGTGGTGCTGCACCTGCTGTCGTACCAGCACAACCGTCGCCTGCGCGTGCGCTGCTTCGCACCCGACGACGGCCTGCCGGTGGTGGCATCGGTCAACGGCATCTGGCCGGGCGTGAACTGGTTCGAGCGCGAGGCGTTCGACCTGTACGGCATCATTTTCGAAGGCCACCCGGACCTGCGCCGCATCCTGACCGACTACGGCTTCGTCGGCCACCCGTTCCGCAAGGACTTCCCGCTGATCGGCAACGTCGAAGTCCGCTACGACGAAGAGAAGAAGCGCGTGGTGTACGAACCGGTCACCTCGGTGGAGCCGCGCGTCGGCGTGCCGCGCGTGATCCGCGACGACGCCCGCTATCAGACCGCCGCGGGTGAAGCCGCAGGGCGGGAGGGCAAGGCATGA